The Theileria parva strain Muguga chromosome 1, complete sequence, whole genome shotgun sequence DNA window GAATCACCAAATGAGCCCAGTTACACAATTGAGCCCAGTTACACAAATGAGCCCAGTTACACAAATGAGCTCAGTTACACAAATGAGCCCAGTTACACAAATGAGCTCAGTTACTCTGGACCAGGTCGTAGGATAAAGTCTTTGGAGTCTGAATTCTTGTCAATTTTAAGCTCCATTGACCTTAAAAAGACCTTTAAACTTGTCAgacaataattttatacaatttgtTACTAGATAATTCTAGATTTATGAGCTGAGATTGCGTGTTGTTGTAGTATTTGTTGTTCGAATTCGGGCACTTTGGCGGTTTCCAGGACCACTAGGATATCCTGCTCAAACTGGAACTTAACGTATTTCTCCACAGCACTGAGTAACACCTGTTCCAAATGCCTAAGGTTCAGAATTTTAGTATTGTTGACTGAGACCAGGCGTATGTTCTTGAAATCATATCCTATGGTCAGGTCTGAGGCTAGGATTTGACTTAGTATTACCACCTCCTCACCACTCTCACGCGCAAACATGTCCGACAACGGCTTCAAAAGCGCCGTCGGCGCCCTCTCATAGAATTTCTTACCAAACTCGTCCTAACACAATGTCAcagtaattattatacagttaactattatacagttgataataattaattatagtGGTTAATAGTGgtaaaaatagtgttaGAGATAGGGGAAGAATACTTTGAGATATTCCATGGAGAGTGGGATGAAAACGAGTCCTGCGTAGATGTAATATCTGGGCATGATATCCCACTGGTGCTCCGGCACTAAATAGCTCGGCTTCCCAAGCTTTATCTACAACATTCATCAACATCACTTTACAAATTTCTAATTAGGGTTAGTGGGTTAGTGggttaaaatgtgttaaaatggGTTAGAGGTTACATGGATTTTTTTGAGTTTGTTATTGCGTAGGATGAGTAGTTCGCAGTCGTCTCCGCAGAATTTATCAGTCAGCGAATACCCCAAGTGCACTCTCTCATCCCctctacacaatttaaacatatccacagtatatatatattatatatgttaTTACTAAGTATTCAGGGTATAACTAAGGTATTACTGGGTATTCAGGGTATAACTGGGTAAGAGTGGGTAAGAGTGGGTAAGAGTGGGTAAGAGTGGGTAAGTTACCTGAAGTGTACAGTCCCGTCATCGGCGATGGGATGCCCGTTAATTTGCAAAATCACGTCATTTGTCTCTATTACTCCCCTCAGCGATTCGTCATACTGACATACCATTATACCACCCCCTAATCCCAACTCAGTATTATCTACAGTATTATCTAcggtataatagtatagtataatagtatagtataatctatggtataatagtatagtataatctacagtataatagtatagtaatatctACAGTATAAAGGTATAAAAGAGTGACTACGTTGTTTGTGAGATAGGAATGATTTGAGGAAGGGATTGGTGAGTAGTTGGTATGTGATTCCGATGTTGACGAATCCTGTGTACTTGTTGAAAAGTTGGATTTGTTTTAGAAACTGGTTAATAATGCAGGTTGGTATGATGTAGCCGATGTTCTGCGCCTCATCGTACGCCTGAAATGCCACACCAATCACCCTCCCATCCTTTATCGCAGGACCGCCAGAATTTCCCGAATTTATCGCTGCATCTATTTGCACACACAATAATCTaacaatgtgtaaattagtagtgtgtaagatgtgtaatactgtaaattagtgtgtaaaaatgtgtaaaaagaCACGTTAGTGTCTAAATAAGACAcattagtgtgtaagtgtgtaaaatgtgtaaacgtgtcttatttagtgtgtaagtgtgtaaacgtgtcttatttagtgtgtaaaaagtaacaatgtgtaag harbors:
- the DEGP9 gene encoding Trypsin family protein, whose protein sequence is MFYFCRNLNHSQNLIKYSQTNILQVKYYSKFYKVNFARFLQIFNFSPGKFCKKVPLLPCARRFNHTKSENATGFPYLPNTPEETHQLIPHQDTVVTPVTSVNSVNSVNSVSSVSSVSSVSSVNNSVNYVNGSVGSYFTDACSGIIKLYCDSTDPNYSQPWQMRKQIKSIGSAFVIKDKLILTNAHCVSWQNRCLVKKHGSTRKYIARMIEIGHECDLAVLTVDDESFWDGITPLEFGDVPNLHDNVTVIGYPTGGDNLCITSGVVSRVDVTTYSHSNFRLLCVQIDAAINSGNSGGPAIKDGRVIGVAFQAYDEAQNIGYIIPTCIINQFLKQIQLFNKYTGFVNIGITYQLLTNPFLKSFLSHKQHNTELGLGGGIMVCQYDESLRGVIETNDVILQINGHPIADDGTVHFRGDERVHLGYSLTDKFCGDDCELLILRNNKLKKIHIKLGKPSYLVPEHQWDIMPRYYIYAGLVFIPLSMEYLKDEFGKKFYERAPTALLKPLSDMFARESGEEVVILSQILASDLTIGYDFKNIRLVSVNNTKILNLRHLEQVLLSAVEKYVKFQFEQDILVVLETAKVPEFEQQILQQHAISAHKSRII